A genomic segment from Scomber japonicus isolate fScoJap1 chromosome 11, fScoJap1.pri, whole genome shotgun sequence encodes:
- the map2 gene encoding microtubule-associated protein 2 yields MADSRQPEDGAPQWDPSGGQEPTGTHGANGYSSSTYRTCQPGAAHMTAASYTTRENGFNGELTGAPAITAEQVSARIVQEVTAEAVAVLKGEQETQRLPSVEDTTNLPPSPPPSPAAEHFGPLEQDVGDEEEAGPLRRFQNSRERCKFLAPSISVSVPEDDPYHSDEEYYEHPLFSPEWTHSGSRPTGQAVAFRQIEEETIEALTAEYEEEVEEEEEESAEAAESEAALDEQQWSGEEPELDSPQAEPLEQAEAIDEAQDLALELSDAASAATERSMDREEEEAEGEESPETALKMDSDKQGSEKSGSMSPDSIGSEKRPEEFFEPQMQGFFAGDRVVPESPTMDMPSFVPPIVQNQTKEPVRSLTLQPTYGEPITVSEKQPSVEVVEFSSIGAPSDFSSMGTKVPGGDSARDARDRSGMSAYFETSAMEVDEAPQCKGEGYYELSRAGEDKPVVDSKSQEISYSALAEPQDKPETKKNTAEDTRVFTVPDKSNECRLSPGKLALEQRSYSLNITIGAMDQSGQGRPRNFSPLATDIMSYTSGSLDESADYLPVTTPSVEKPPSFPPLILETAASVTSDSSSPPRTSELVSKPSPEPDSPESPQPSKNAYKNGAVMAQDLPEMLDLAGTRSRLASENTDPEIIRRKSIQADVPAFSDDPLASLVSGELSPGARKSESQLEEMGYCVFSEYSGPMPSPADVFSPTNASAQAFAHSVLEEKVAEQARKLAVRDTSVEDKSQPSGAAGTEEKDKKQVEIKDSAEEKGTGVVDDQLKKSVSEQEKPPALPSEAFVTPTVTVTLEEGGRSDSETQRQGSGEGSASETEIADYERQIRKLEMEDRPLSLEEERELQELREKVKLVHQEAYEEVDAEDVYQLTGMAKDRIARPVKTSPASSVESNIDDDKLLSPVLSPSKLKQREVYGSPKRTPSPVLGISKEDKEKEEEEEEGEEDVLDKESKSAGAGVIKEIPETRAAIESVVTVEDDFITVVQTIDEADEPGHSVRFSSPPEPEGLHSVQKEEDEEDEESVELAQEADMEAGSLEEVCDVPETPASPEKEAQTVETEGQTESYDRDETTMDDSILDSSWVDTQDDDRSMLTEQIEPLPRGPSQVEKHDVVQNKETQQKKTEKQEKPVKPKTKGGRTKGRLSTPERKPVRKEPVYIPREEVKKKKAVIKKTEFTKKIEGQTQSPTRRSVLKPAVRQTRPTQHHSCPRRRPTDVLPDGRQPLSVARKSRDRASDGGSRSPDKRSSLPRHAILSRRGYHDQEESSTSITSSGSTAPRRPTSFRTEMRAEHRTGRAPSMTVAESMRSRSARSGHSTPRTPGSTAITPGTPPSYSSSSRTPGTPRSLSLISQERKVAVVRTPPKSPATTPKQLRIINQPLPDFKNIKSKIGSTENIKYQPKGGQNHKDQNMSAGAKHRASWIWKSVLRLISVTLSLSATHSVTWTQDLLIHILNKKLDFSQIQSKCSSKDNLKPSPHAGNVQIQNKKIDLSHVTSKCGSLDNIHHRPGGGNVRIESVKLDFKDKAQAKVGSLDNAHHIPGGGQFMIESHRLMFRDQAKARVDHGAEIVTQSPGLSGSMSPQRHRDSQLSSSGSLNMMESPQLATLAEDVTAALAKQGL; encoded by the exons AGCAAGTGTCAGCTCGGATCGTGCAGGAAGTGACAGCAGAGGCGGTGGCGGTGCTTAAGGGAGAACAGGAGACTCAAAGGCTGCCATCAG TTGAAGACACCACCAATTtacctccttcccctcctccctcccctgctGCAGAGCACTTTGGTCCTCTGGAACAAG ATGtaggggatgaggaggaggcaGGTCCTCTCCGCCGCTTCCAAAATTCACGGGAGAGGTGCAAGTTCCTCGCCCCCTCCATCTCAGTTTCCGTGCCCGAGGACGACCCCTACCACTCCGACGAGGAGTACTATGAGCACCCCTTGTTCAGCCCAGAGTGGACGCACTCGGGCTCTCGCCCCACAGGGCAGGCTGTGGCCTTTAGACAGATTGAAG AAGAGACCATCGAGGCTCTTACAGCTGAATacgaggaggaggtggaagaggaggaggaggagagtgcaGAGGCAGCAGAGTCCGAGGCAGCTCTTGATGAGCAGCAGTGGAGCGGGGAAGAGCCCGAGCTGGACAGCCCGCAAGCTGAGCCCTTAGAGCAGGCAGAGGCCATAGACGAGGCCCAAGACCTAGCCCTGGAGCTATCTGACGCAGCTAGTGCTGCCACAGAACGCTCtatggacagagaggaggaggaagcagagggtGAGGAGAGCCCTGAGACAG CTTTGAAGATGGACTCAGACAAGCAGGGGAGTGAAAAAAGTGGTTCCATGAGCCCAGACAGCATTGGATCAGAGAAACGCCCAGAGGAGTTTTTTGAGCCCCAGATGCAGGGGTTCTTTGCTGGTGATCGAGTTGTACCAGAGAGCCCCACCATGGATATGCCCTCCTTTGTACCCCCGATTGttcaaaaccaaaccaaagaaCCTGTCAGATCACTCACCCTTCAGCCTACCTATGGTGAGCCAATTACAGTATCAGAGAAGCAGCCATCAGTAGAGGTGGTGGAGTTCAGCAGCATTGGTGCACCTTCTGATTTTTCTTCAATGGGGACAAAAGTTCCAGGAGGAGACTCAGCAAGAGATGCAAGAGATAGATCTGGCATGTCAGCATATTTTGAAACATCAGCCATGGAAGTAGATGAAGCTCCCCAATGTAAGGGTGAGGGTTATTATGAACTGAGCAGAGCTGGTGAAGACAAGCCTGTGGTTGATTCCAAGTCTCAGGAGATCAGCTACAGTGCACTGGCTGAACCCCAAGATAAACCTGAAACCAAAAAGAATACTGCCGAAGACACCAGAGTATTCACAGTTCCCGACAAGAGTAATGAATGCAGGCTTTCCCCAGGGAAACTGGCCTTAGAGCAGAGGAGCTACTCACTTAACATCACTATTGGAGCAATGGATCAAAGTGGCCAAGGCAGACCGAGGAACTTCTCCCCACTGGCTACAGATATCATGTCATATACTAGTGGAAGTCTAGATGAGTCAGCGGACTACCTCCCAGTCACTACCCCTTCAGTGGAGAAGCCgccatcctttcctcctctgaTTCTGGAGACTGCAGCTTCTGTCACTTCAGATTCCTCATCTCCTCCAAGGACCTCTGAACTAGTTTCAAAACCCAGCCCTGAACCAGATTCCCCAGAATCACCTCAGCCCTCAAAGAACGCCTATAAAAATGGCGCAGTGATGGCGCAAGATTTGCCTGAGATGCTAGACCTTGCCGGTACCCGTTCCAGACTGGCATCAGAAAACACTGACCCAGAAATCATCCGGAGAAAGTCAATTCAAGCTGATGTTCCTGCCTTCAGTGATGACCCGCTGGCTAGCCTTGTTTCGGGGGAACTGAGCCCCGGAGCCAGAAAGAGTGAGAGCCAGTTGGAAGAGATGGGCTATTGTGTGTTCAGTGAATATTCAGGGCCCATGCCATCCCCTGCAGATGTGTTCAGCCCTACAAATGCTTCTGCACAGGCCTTTGCCCACTCTGTCCTGGAGGAGAAAGTGGCTGAGCAGGCTAGGAAATTAGCTGTCAGAGACACTTCTGTGGAGGACAAGAGCCAGCCATCAGGAGCTGCAGgcacagaagaaaaagacaagaagcAAGTTGAGATAAAAGATTCTGCTGAAGAAAAAGGTACAGGCGTTGTAGATGACCAGCTGAAAAAGTCTGTAAGCGAACAGGAAAAGCCACCTGCGCTGCCAAGTGAGGCCTTTGTGACACCAactgtcactgtcactctcGAAGAAGGTGGGAGGTCAGATAGTGAGACACAACGACAAGGTAGTGGTGAAGGCTCAGCATCAGAAACTGAGATTGCTGACTATGAGAGGCAGATCCGCAAATTGGAGATGGAGGACAGGCCTCTTAGTTTGGAGGAGGAACGAGAACTGCAAGAGCTTCGGGAGAAGGTTAAGCTGGTCCACCAGGAGGCATACGAAGAGGTAGACGCTGAAGATGTGTACCAGCTGACTGGCATGGCCAAGGACAGAATTGCCAGGCCTGTAAAAACTTCACCTGCCTCCTCAGTGGAGAGCAATATTGATGATGATAAGCTGCTCTCCCCAGTGCTCTCACCTTCCAAACTTAAACAAAGAGAAGTTTATGGTTCCCCTAAAAGAACGCCTTCCCCAGTGTTAGGAATAAGCaaagaggacaaagagaaagagga ggaggaagaggaaggtgaggaagatgTGTTAGATAAAGAAAGCAAGAGTGCTGGGGCAGGCGTGATAAAGGAAATCCCAGAGACTCGTGCCGCTATTGAATCAGTAGTGACGGTTGAAGATGATTTTATCACTGTGGTCCAGACCATCGATGAAGCAGATGAACCGGGACACAGTGTTCGTTTCTCTTCTCCACCTGAGCCTGAAGGTCTTCATAGTGtacagaaagaggaagatgaggaagatgaggagtcTGTGGAGTTGGCCCAGGAAGCAGACATGGAAGCTGGTAGTCTAGAGGAGGTTTGTGATGTTCCTGAGACCCCTGCATCTCCTGAGAAGGAGGCTCAGACCGTTGAaacagaaggacagacagaaagttaTGACAGAGATGAAACCACAATGGACGACTCCATCCTGGACAGCTCATGGGTGGACACACAAG ATGATGATAGGAGCATGCTCACAGAGCAAATTGAGCCTTTGCCTAGGGGGCCAAGCCAGGTTGAAAAGCATGATGTGGTCCAGAACAAGGAGACACAAcagaagaaaacagagaaacaggaaaagcCAGTCAAACCCAAGACTAAAGGAGGGCGGACTAAAGGCCGACTCTCCACACCAGAGCGCAAACCTGTCCGCAAAGAACCTGTCTACATTCCCAGAGAGGAGgtcaagaagaaaaaag CTGTGATTAAGAAGACAGAGTTTACCAAAAAAATTGAGGGTCAGACTCAATCCCCAACCAGGAGGAGCGTGCTGAAACCAGCTGTCCGCCAGACCCGTCCCACCCAGCACCATTCCTGTCCCAGAAGGAGACCCACAG ATGTGCTACCAGACGGTCGTCAGCCTCTCAGTGTTGCCAGAAAGTCACGCGACAGAGCATCG GATGGTGGGTCTCGGAGCCCTGACAAGAGATCTTCTCTGCCGCGGCACGCCATTCTGAGTCGCCGTGGATACCATGACCAGGAGGAGAGCTCTACCTCCATCACCAGCTCTGGCTCAACAGCTCCTCGCAGACCCACAT CGTTTCGCACTGAGATGAGGGCAGAGCACAGGACAGGACGAGCCCCTAGTATGACAG TTGCAGAATCAATGCGCTCCCGTTCAGCTCGCAGTGGACATTCGACCCCCCGCACCCCTGGCTCCACAGCCATTACCCCAGGAACCCCGCCGAGCTACTCATCATCTTCCAGGACCCCTGGAACCCCACGCTCCCTTAGCTTGATTTCCCAGGAGAGGAAGGTGGCTGTTGTCCGTACCCCACCCAAGTCACCTGCAACCACGCCTAAGCAGCTCCGCATCATCAACCAGCCGCTGCCTGACTTCAAGAACATCAAGTCCAAGATCGGTTCCACAGAGAATATCAAGTACCAGCCTAAAGGAGGACAG AATCACAAGGACCAAAATATGTCAGCAGGGGCCAAACACAGGGCCTCATGGATCTGGAAGTCAGTGCTGCGCCTCATCTCCGTTACTCTGAGTCTATCAGCGACACACAGTGTGACCTGGACCCAAGACTTGCTG attcatattttaaacaagaAGCTGGACTTCAGTCAGATACAATCAAAATGCAGCTCCAAGGATAATCTGAAGCCCTCTCCCCATGCAGGCAAT GTGCAGATACAGAACAAGAAGATTGATTTGAGCCATGTGACCTCTAAGTGTGGCTCTCTAGACAACATCCATCATCGACCAG GGGGCGGTAACGTGCGTATAGAGAGTGTGAAGTTGGACTTCAAAGACAAAGCCCAAGCCAAGGTGGGTTCCCTGGATAATGCTCACCACATTCCTGGTGGAGGCCAATTCATG ATTGAGAGCCACAGGTTGATGTTCCGCGACCAAGCTAAGGCACGAGTGGACCACGGAGCTGAGATCGTCACCCAGTCACCAGGATTGTCCGGCTCAATGTCTCCCCAGCGCCATCGGGACAGCCAACTATCCTCCTCCGGCAGTCTCAACATGATGGAGTCGCCACAGTTAGCAACCCTAGCTGAGGATGTCACTGCAGCTCTGGCCAAGCAGGGTTTGTGA